In Leishmania donovani BPK282A1 complete genome, chromosome 1, one DNA window encodes the following:
- a CDS encoding ribosomal protein S7, putative has product MQPYLRKLRKLKRGKPSDLEESVAKALFELETSHKTLRQELPRFHVNTVREVKVPRSKKTVLVVFYPLRFLMLVRKVQRALTSELEKRHPGYLVMLVAQRKITKRPTDVYKLQKVQRSKTSTAVFENILNDMIYPSDVVGRRWRCRTDGSKLMKVFLDARDRKRVESRLRAVAYVYKQLTHRRVSFGFMWNPKLQQVSTR; this is encoded by the coding sequence ATGCAGCCTTACCTCCGCAAGCTCCGTAAGCTGAAGCGCGGCAAGCCCAGCGACCTCGAGGAGAGCGTCGCGAAGGCGCTGTTCGAGCTCGAGACGTCGCACAAGACCCTACGTCaggagctgccgcgcttCCACGTCAACACCGTGCGCGAGGTCAAGGTGCCGCGCTCGAAGAAGACGGTGCTGGTCGTCTTCTACCCCCTGCGCTTCCTGATGCTGGTGCGCAAGGTCCAGCGTGCGCTCACCTCtgagctggagaagcgccACCCGGGCTACCTGGTGATGCTGGTTGCGCAGCGCAAGATCACGAAGCGCCCGACGGACGTGTACAAGCTGCAGAAGGTGCAGCGCTCGAAGACGAGCACGGCGGTGTTCGAGAATATTCTGAACGACATGATCTACCCGAGCGACGTGGTgggccgccgctggcgctgccgcacggaCGGGAGCAAGCTGATGAAGGTGTTCCTGGACGCCCGCGACCGCAAGCGCGTCGAGTCCCGCCTTCGCGCTGTGGCGTACGTGTACAAGCAGctgacgcaccgccgcgtgtCGTTCGGCTTCATGTGGAACccgaagctgcagcaggtgtcGACCCGGTAG
- a CDS encoding ribosomal protein S7, putative, which yields MQPYLRKLRKLKRGKPSDLEESVAKALFELETSHKTLRQELPRFHVNTVREVKVPRSKKTVLVVFYPLRFLMLVRKVQRALTSELEKRHPGYLVMLV from the coding sequence ATGCAGCCTTACCTCCGCAAGCTCCGTAAGCTGAAGCGCGGCAAGCCCAGCGACCTCGAGGAGAGCGTCGCGAAGGCGCTGTTCGAGCTCGAGACGTCGCACAAGACCCTACGTCaggagctgccgcgcttCCACGTCAACACCGTGCGCGAGGTCAAGGTGCCGCGCTCGAAGAAGACGGTGCTGGTCGTCTTCTACCCCCTGCGCTTCCTGATGCTGGTGCGCAAGGTCCAGCGTGCGCTCACCTCtgagctggagaagcgccACCCGGGCTACCTGGTGATGCTGGTT
- a CDS encoding alpha/beta-hydrolase-like protein: MPWATTLDPKAPPPPTLCVTVSSTTDVLIIADMQVDFLAPGGSLHVKGGEALLDGINAVSSQLPFRYQVATQDWHPENHCSFVTHGGPWPPHCVQGSAGAQLHAGLHTQRINAVIRKGVTQQADSYSAFVEDNGVSTGLAGLLHSIGARRVFVCGVAYDFCVFFTAMDARKNGFSVVLLEDLTAAVDDAAWSARTAELKDAGVVLLKSSALVAEGTQT; encoded by the coding sequence ATGCCGTGGGCGACCACCCTCGATCCCAaggccccgccgccgccgacgctgtgCGTCACCGTTAGCAGCACGACCGATGTGCTCATCATCGCCGACATGCAGGTAGACTTCTTGGCACCTGGCGGCTCTCTCCACGTAAAGGGAGGTGAAGCGCTGCTGGATGGTATCAACGCCGTGTCTTCCCAGTTGCCGTTCCGCTACCAAGTCGCCACGCAGGACTGGCATCCGGAGAATCATTGTTCCTTCGTCACCCATGGCGGGCCGTGGCCACCGCACTGTGTGCAGGGCTCGGCgggagcgcagctgcacgcagGGCTCCACACGCAGCGCATCAACGCGGTTATACGTAAAGGTGTCACGCAGCAAGCGGACAGCTACTCCGCCTTCGTGGAGGACAACGGGGTGTCGACGGGTCTGGCCGGGCTGCTGCACTCCatcggcgcgcgccgcgtctTTGTGTGCGGGGTGGCCTACGATTTCTGCGTCTTCTTCACCGCAATGGACGCGCGAAAAAACGGCTTCAGCGtagtgctgctggaggactTGACGGCCGCCGTGGACGACGCGGCGTGGTCGGCACGAACAGCAGAGCTGAAGGACGCCGGTGTCGTGCTGCTGAAGAGTTCTGCACTCGTGGCGGAAGGCACACAGACGTAA